The Numida meleagris isolate 19003 breed g44 Domestic line chromosome 18, NumMel1.0, whole genome shotgun sequence genome segment TTGATGGTGATCCTAAGCAGCAGAGGGGCCGTTAGGGCAGGACCTCATTGCATACAACAGCCTGGGCGGCCGTGGAGGGAACCGGGGGGGCACGGGCTCCCCGTACGGGGAGCCCGTGCCCCCGCCGGTCCCCCCCACAGCCGCCAGCCTGGTTGCTGCTCACTTTTTCTCGCCTTCGAAGAGAAGGAAGGACTCGAAAGCCGGAGGAGCGTTCAtcccgccgcctcctcctccacaCCACTCCTCCCCGCCGTTCCCGCCGCGCCCAGAGCGCCACTTCCGCCCGCACTTCCGGCGGCGGCGCCCCCTGCCGGGCCGGAGGTCTGCGCGCACGGCGTGGCGCGGTCCTACAAAGACTCGGGACGCAGTGCGGGGCGGATCTGCACCTTTATTGCCACACCCGAGGCACGGGGGCATCCCCAGCCCGCGCCCTCACgtctgcagctccagcagggcGGGGGTGACGGGGGGCAGCTGGCGGTGGCAGCGCTCCAGGTCCTGCAGCACCTCGAAGAGCCGGCGGAGCGCGAGGGGCAGCGGGGGTCCTGGAGTGGGAGGGGGACGTGGGGCGGTGAGACCCCTCGGGGGCCGGGAGCAGGCCCCAAGCGCAGCGCCTCTGATGGGGATGAGGCGCTGGGGGGTCCCTCCCTCCGTTTCCCCCTCCACCTCTACCTTCACCGCAGCCCTGAGGGCCGTTCCGAGGGCCCCCCGCCTCCGTCAGCTCCCAGTACTTTTCCCTGCGGAGAAAGGGGCGGTTAGCTGTGGGGCAGCGGGCGTGCCGGGGGCTGTCCCCGCTTCTGGGCTCTCACCtgaggggctgctgcaggccGTGGAGGTGCTGGAAGAGGCGCTGAGCCTCCACGTCGGGCTCCAGCGGATCGCTCCAGTCCTGCAGGGCGATGCTGTGCCGTGTCCGGTCGCACCCTGGCCCTGCGGGACAGAGGGCTGAAAACGGCGGGGACTCCTCTCTGCCACCCCCACCCCAGTTCCCGACCACCCCCGTACCCGTCCTGTCCTTCTGGTGGCAGCATGTCCACTTGTCCCCCCGGAAGACGCCAGGGTGGTAGGCGCACAGCAGCCGGGGGTTGTTTCCGCACACCTTGCGCAGGGCGGACAGCCACTGGTTCAGCTCGTTGACGCACTGCCGCGGTGCACAGGGTGGTGACACGGTGGCCCGGTGGGTGACAGCCCCGTCCCATCCCCGCCCCACCTTGCACTGCAGGTACGCCGTCTCCTGCTGCCCGGCCTCATCCACGTAGACCACCTGCATGACGTGGCAGCTCCCAAAGCTTTTCTCCTCCACCTTCTCGGCCGCACGGATGTTGCCCAGAGCGATGGAACCGCACCTCTGCCGTTGGGGGCACAGTGTTCAGAGCCCTCCGTGCCACGATGGGATCCCACCACCCCGTGTCCCCCTACCTCCGCCCCGGGGCTCTTGCCGAAGCTGAGGGCCTCACTGGTGAGGCAGAAGTGCAGCTTCTTGGCAGCGGAGGCAAGCAGCGGCCCTTTGCCGCGCGTCTTGTGGACGAAGAGCAGCCCCTCCTTCACCACGGCGGTGCGGGGGGCACATGGCCACCCCTCTCCACCCGCCTCCTCCTCCGTGCCCACCAGCCGGCTGATGAAGGCCCTCATCTGGGTGGCTCCATGCTGTAGGGCGGGTTGCAGTGGGGCCAGCCATTCCTCCTTGGCCCGCCCTGCCGCTGGCTCCATGTTGCCCACCAtctgcacagcctgcagagcaTGGGATGGTGGAGTCATTGCCCCCAGTGCCATCCGTTGCCCGCTGTCCCCACGTCCCACcttggccagcagcagcagtgtgcgGCTGGTGCGCGCGTCGGCGTGTGTATCCCGCAGGTGGAAGAGTTTGGGGGTCATGATGGCCGGCGAGAAGAAGCGGAGGCACAGGAAGCTGGTGACGGCCACGAACTGAGTGTGCTGTGGCCGCCGGGGGGTGCGGGATGTGTGAGGGTCCATCCCAATGGCACCATACCTCGTCACGCTTTGCAGTTGTGTGAACCTTACAACCCACCCCGCTCCacccccctgccgtgggctgtttgccccccaccagctgaagctgcccagggccccatccagcctggccttgggcacctccagggatggggcacccacagcttcttcGTGGCGTGGTGCGACACCAAGTCCGCCCCATTCCTCCATCCCCACCGCTGGATTTGGACCTGACCTGGTGCTGGGGGAAGCGCTCCCCAACGCGCTGGAAGAGCTGCCGGAAAGCAGCACGGACAACAGGAGGACAGGCGGGGGCTGACTTGCCGATGGTGTCTAGCAGCTCACCAAGGTAGGACTGGAGGAGCTGGCGGCCCTGCTCCATCACCTCGCTTTCCGTCTGCACCCGGTGCAGCCCCGAGCACCTGTGGGTACCACACACCCCCTAAACTCCAAGCACTGTGGGCATCTCCACCCACTGCGGCCCCTGTGCCCCTTACCCAACGTCCTTGATCTCCACCTTGCTGGGGTCCAGCTCCACGTACTTCTTTTCCTCAAACACCCGGGAGATGGTGGGCCCCAGCACTGCATGCAGGTACTGCATCCCTGTCACCTGCCCAAGGTACCACAGCACCCAACCTTAGGGGATTTTCTCCAACTCCTGGCCCCAGAGGCAGGCACAGCTCCCAGTGCCCTCCCCTAAGGACACTGCTGATCTGGGGTGAGCTAGAAAGAGCAGGGTTTGGGGTGAAACTCCCCATGAAGGGGGATGTGGGGGCAGCAGCACCTTGAGGAAAGACTCCATTGACTTTGAGGCCAGGGAGTTGCTCCGGAATAAAGTGTTGGGTTCACCTGTGAAACAGGAGAGAgtctgtggggcagccccaggtcACCCACCAGGCATTTCCACTCTCTACGTCCTGCCCATGTTCTCTGGAGTTACAGGGATTTCCCAACCACACATCACCTGCCTATTCCTCCACCAACTTCAGCCAACTTTGGCCAATGAGTTCCTTGGGATGTACTCAATGGGCTCCCAACCAGAGCACACCAGAAGTTTTACAGCTCCAAGAGAAGGCCAGGAAGACCCAGCCCTGCTcattcccagccctgctcccctccAGCCTTACAGGGCTTGGCCAGCTCCAGCTCAAAGAGCAGGTCCAGGAACTCCTTCACCAGCCCTTGGCCCAAGAAGAGTTTCACCAGGTTGACAGCGACCTCCTGCCGGCACTCGGCCGTGGTGGTTTCATCAAGGAGGGTGACCAGGTGCACCTGGCCGGCCTGTAGGGACACGAGGACACGGTGGCACAATGGCAGCGTGCACCGTGGCCATGTCCCATTGGGGCTCTGCAGGGACCTCACCTGGTGCCCTGCCTTCAcctcctggcacagcagctggaCCAGGGGCTGGTAGCAGTGGGAGGGCAGCACTGTCTCATCCCGCAGCctcacctgcagctgcagcgAGCCCAGGCTGCCCCGGCGCCTGTAGGAACACAGAGAGCATATCTAGACCATGCACCCATGGCACATCCCTCTGGAACACCCCAAAACACTCACCCAGCCTCCCTGGGCTTGGCCGTGTCCGGCTGCAGCCTGAACCAGCCCTCCTGgtgcccagctgcctgcaggcccTGCACGCTGACCACCGCCTGGGGGGAGGTTGGGACAAGCTCACATCCCACCCCAGTAATGGGGCCATGTGGGGTGCTTCTGGGGCTCACCTTGCCCAAGAAGTCATTCCTGCTGACGAGGTCCCAGTCCCACACCTCTACACACAGCTTCTCCGCAGCGGGGTCGGGCAGCTCAAACTCGAAGGCTTCGTTCCAGCGAGGATAGCAGGATTTCTTCACCACCTGTGAAGGCGATGGCTTTGTCCCCGTGTCACGCAGACCCGAGCCCCACGGGGACATCAGGGATAGGGATACACTGAGCTGTGCTCACGGTGCTCTCCTGCGTTTTGCCATTGTAGCTCACACGGACAAAGGGGTCGGATGCACCGTTCCGGTCCTTCTTGGCCAAATCCCTGCAGAGGAGAGGGTGAAATTCCCAGTGAGCCCCCAGAATCCCAACAAAGGGCACCCACCGCTCCCTGTCTCCCCCCGTTGGCTCCCTACTGTCTCAGGTGCAATGGGGAAACTGAGTCACGGAGCAGCCAGGACTCACCAGACACCACCAAAGCTGTCACCCCAGGAGCGGGACGTCCCCGTCCCCAACATCACCTGGCCTCCAGCACGGTGCAGCGCAGCCGCCGGCCGCCCTCGCCCTCCAGGAGCTCCACGCGGAGGTGGATTTCCCCCTGCACCTCCTCGTCGGGGTCCACCTCGCTGAGGCTCACCCAGCCACTGTAACCTGCATGGACAGTGGGCACCGTGGGCAgggggcatggggacatggctgggtgcagggctgggaacaCCCCGCCATCCCCTACCTTTGGGGTGCTCTGCCAGCATGGTGCGGGTGATGCAGACCTTCCCGATAACGTCGTCACGGCTGCAAGACACAACAGGGAGGTGGCACAGAGGGTGGCACCAAGGGGACACCGAGCTCCTTGGCCACCCCTTGCTGCCAGGCTTGGGGCACCACATCTGTCCTCGTTTGGATGTCCCAAAACCCTCAACTGCACGGCCAGGTGTGGGTTCCCTGCTGTCTGCTATGGGGTTGAGCATTGCCTTTCCCAGCCCAAGCCCTGCATTGTCCCCAGAGCACTCTGCCCATACCTGAGCGCATCCTCGTCCATGACATAGATGGAGATGCTGTGGAAGGTGGGATGGAGCTGCACCTCATACTCCTCCCCCCAGAACGGGGACAATGTCTTCCACACCGTGGCGGTCCTGTGGGATGGACGGCATCAGGGACATCCCATGGATTATTGGGCACTGGGGTCCATGTCTCAAGCCCAAGGCAGAGTTTTGGTACCCAGAtgggagtgggcagcagggcaggacgCACTCACCTGATGATGGCCTCATTGTCAATCTTCACAATGCAGTATGGGTCGCTGCTCCCCGTGCTGGAAGGCAGTGGCAAGGCCCCATTAGCACCGCAGTGACCCCGACTTCCCAGCCCTGACTGCGGCATCCTGCTGGCAGCCGATGGCAGCTCCTCGTCCAGATAGGAAGGGGAACAAACAAATCCCACCCTTTCCCCAAAGCAGGCGCTCCaggagccagcacagccccctccagccccaaAACGGACCCAGAACTCAGATCCCTccgcagggatggggacatcccTAGATACACTGCGGTGACACAGACCCACGGTCACAGCgatgctctgagctgctgacaGCCCGGGTCACCATTCCTGCGTGCTGCTGCCAAAAACCACCACTTTATGGCCAGCTCAGTTCCTGTGAAGGAGGGTGACTCACTGCGGCCGGAGGCGGCGGAGCTGGCGGAACCGAGCTGGCTATAGGGGCTTCGGGTCctcagtgtggggctgggggctcccagGGGTCCCGGCGCCCCGAGCTGCTGGGGGAACACAGGGGATGGGAGGGGTGCAGGAGGAGCCAGGTGGCTGGGGTGGTGGGTTTGCTTTGGAGGTGACAAGCAGCAGGTTGGGGAAGgtaaaataaacaaggaaaagcaaacagcgGAGAGCTGGCGTTGTCACCTCCCTCGGAGCACGCGGGGacctcaccccccccccccgcgtTGCATCCTGGAGACCACGTGGATGCCCCCGTCCCGGGGTGTCCCCACGCAGGGCACCCCCGTGTCACGCTGGTTGCTAGGAGCCCGCTCCCCTGCGGGCAGGTTCGAGGTGAAGGCAGCGGATTAAGCACCATTAACCCCGCAGTATTGCTGACATTTCCTGCCTTGTGCAAACCATTCAGCGGGCGCTGAGCACGCACAGCCCGATGCCATCTGCCCGGGCACGGAAAGCAGGCGATGCTCCTCGTCTTCCTGCGCTGGGGATGCAGGGAGGAGCCCAGCCATGTGCCATAGGGCAGAGCGTTATTCTGCCTCGTTGCGGGCAGCTGCGTGGGGTCCTGGTGCCAAAGCAGCGCCGGGCAGGGGCTCACAGGAGGAAAGGGAACAAACGGAGGGGAACGGGGGAAACCACGGAGCGCAGGGGGGGAGCTCAGCTTGGAAGCTGCGTCGGCGTGGGGTGAAAGGAGCTGAAATCACAGCGCTGCTGTGCGGGAGCAGGATGGGGCGGCGGGGTCAGCGCGCCCGGGGACGCGCTGTGCCGTGGGTGGGCGGCTGCGGGCGGACTCTGACCCGTCAGCAGCGCTGTGACATCTCGGATTTCCACAGGGAAATCGCAGCCATCCCAACGGCGGAGGGACCGGGTGTCATCAATCCCGGAGCGCAGCGAAGTGGGGATGGAGCTCTGCCCGTGGCACCGTCCCAAGCAGCGTTCTGCCCTCCGAAAGGCACGCCCCCCCCGCGCCGGCTCAAGGTCCCCGCAGGGCATCGTGCCAAGGGACTAAAAAACACGAGCCCTGACACACGGAGCTTaaaaaagccagaagctgcGCTTCTTTCCTTGtttaccctttttttccatgACGGCTCTGgggctttttgctgcttttccagcgCGTTCCGTGGTGACTCCCCATGGATGGGTCTCCCCCCTGTGCTGTGCCCATCCCACCCAGCCCTGTCCCCAGATCGTGCCCCATAGAGATGGGAGCGGTGAGGAGAATGCTGGCACACACAGCCAGCCCTTTGGGGGCTGCCGAGGGGGGAAATCCCCACCCGATAGGGACAGCAGCCCCCAGAGCAGGTGCTGGAAGAGGGACGGAGCCATCCCAGGGGCGGCTCCAACGCAttcagagctgctggggcaCCCCACGTTCAGCCCGAAGGGAATCCCCAGAGCACGAGCACTGCTGGGGGGTCACCTCAAAGCCACCCTGGGGGAAATCCTAAAGGAAGGGCTACCCCAGTGCCATCCAGGGGGTAACCCCAAAGCCGTCCAGGGAGGAAATCCCAGAGCACTGCGGGAGGACGTCCCGAAGCCACCCCAAAGAGCTGGGAGGGGTCACCCCAAACCCACCCTATAGGGGGCCCCAAAGCATCGGGGGGCAGTCACCCCAAAGCACTGGGGAGGGATACCCCAAGGCTCTCCCGGGGGCCGGAGGCAAAGCAGCATGCAGAACCAGGatgccagcccccagccccggcaGCACTCACATGTCCTTGGCGGGCAGGTTCCTGCCCTCCACGATGCGGATGGACAGCGCGCTGCGCCGGGCCATGGCgacggagggagggagggagcgggCGGCGGAGCGCGGCCCCGAACCCGCGGCCACGGAGCCCCGAACCCATGTGCGGGCCGGCACGGAGGGCGGCCAATCAGCGCGCAGGGATGGGCAGGTGGGCGGGGCTAGTGTGGAGTGTGGGCGGAGCCTGGGATGTTGGGGACGGTGCGCGGCGGGGCTGTGGGGCTCGCTGCGGGCTGCAGGGAACCCCCCCATTTCTAAGCCCCCATATGGGGCAGCGGAACGTGCTGCAGCCCACGCCTCGGCACCGTGCCCGTGCGGTGCGTGCTCACACAGAGAGCGCTCCAGCCCTCAAGTCCCCACGTAGCCCTGGTGCACCCCCAAACCCCCACCCTGCACCATCCTGGCCCCTGCGCTCCCCCCGGGGACACCACGGGGACTCTGCGGGAACAGCACAGAGACACGCAGGAGATACCGCGGGGACACCGGGGAGACACCGTGGGGACCTTGTGGGGGCACCGTGGGCTCAGCGCAGGGACAACGCAGGGACGCGCTGCCCCGCAGGCTGGCAGCGAGGCGGCCATTATCATCAATCCGGAAATCACAGGATTTTCCGCTTCCCACAACCAAATATTTGCTGACGAGCACCCGCAGGTGTTCCCTTCCCAGGTGCAGGTGCCAcgggggggtggggtgggggggagagCCCAGCAGAAGCATCCCGGGCACAGCggcacctccagccccagcGTCGTGTGGGGTGGGCCGAGCCCTGCGCCCGTTCAGcccacagacagacagacagagacGGACGCACGGCACACGCGGATCCGTTTATTTCCCACcacggtgacacggtgacacgaCGTCCCCGCTCAGAGCCGCGCGGCCGGCTGGTCGTACACGTGGTGGGTGTTGTAGCGCCGGATGGACGCCGCGTCCGGCCTGAAGCTGCCCGCACCGCACGCCTCGGAGCTGGAGGAGGACGCGGCGTTGGGGACGCTGCGTGATGCTGTCACCCATCGccgccccccccccacccccccgtgCCCTATGGGGACTCACCCGCACAGCGCGGCCAGGAGGGCGGCCAGCAGGATGGCCAGCAGCACCGACAGGATGGCGGCGATGGCGATCATGGCACCGCTGCGGCCACTGCCTGACCCAGGGCTGCtcgggggctgctgggctgtggggagAGCGCGATGGGGCTGTGCCTCACCCCCCCACACCGTCCCCACCCCACTGTGGGCCACCCTCATCCCGGTACCTGTCCTCAGTGTGATGGGCTTTGACCATTCCGTGGTGGCTATGGGCTCAGAGCCATTCAGTGCAAGGAACTTCACCCTGCGGAGGAGACCTCAGAATCTTTAGGGCTGGAAGAATCCTCCCAGATTCCCTAAGGTCCAACCccgacccatccccaccacatCCCCCAGGGCCACATCCTCACCGTTCTTAACACCTCTGGGGAcggtgccccccccccccccccagtgccCGCTGCCCACGTCCCCAGGTGCCTCatcctccagggacggggactcccccaatccctgggcagctgtgccacgGCATCACCGCCATTTCTGAGATGAAATCGCTCCTCATCACCAACCTGTAGGGCCCGGGGCCGGGCAGGGGCCCGTTGCAGTTGGGTACGGACACGTTGTTGGCACAGCTGGTCTCGCTGCCCACGCGCAGCACGGTGAGCTCCCCGTCGGGTTTGGGGCAGTGGTAGTGGTACAGCAGGGCGCCCAGCGTCAGGTAGGCCGAGGTGTTGGCAGGGAAGCGCTGGAAGCTCCACTCGGGCATCCCCGGCTGCGCGCTGTCATTGAAGTCGGCTACGCCTGCGGGGATGGGGATGGCGGTGGAGGGGAGCACTCCGGTAGACCCCCATCCCTCCGCCACCCCACTCACCCTTACTGGTGGCCACCACCAGCCAGATGTCGGCTGTGCTGTAGTCCTGGAAGACGCAGCGGGGCTGCTCCAGCACGAAGGTGCTGCCCGTCACACGGCCCCCCAGGTCCCCATCAGCCAGTCTGGGTTTGTAGCGcagtttctctgcagcagagcaatgAGAGCATggccgggggggggggctggggagggtGGGTGTCACCCCACGGTGGTGTCCATGGGATTTGGGCATGGGGCGGAGGACAGCTCCCCACCGCCACCACCCATTTTGGGCTCAGACACTGCAAATATTGTGAAAGGGGCagcacccagtgccaccaccaGGGAGACCCCAGGGGACCCCgcgctgtgctgggggcccagcTGGGTGACACCAAGGACGGTCCCAGTCTGCGGATGCCACCCACAACACCCATCCTCCAGAACAGGTCCCCTCTGCATGCACAGGGGACATCCCCAAGCAGGGCCAGCTGCCCCCCTTGCCCCATTATTTGGGGCCACGAGTCCCCCCGTGGTACACACTCACCCAGGCCGTGGGCCgtggccagcagcaggagcagcagcgggCTCATGGTGCTGGTGCTGAGCGCAGAGTGCGGGTGCAGGGCGGGGGCCAAGCTCCTTGTCCCCCCTACAGGACCCGCCTGCAGCCTCCAACCACCCACATTCCTGCgcggccgcagccccgcggcAAACAGGTCGGGCTCGTTTCCCCGCAGAGCATTACGCTACGGCTGGGTGCCCGCTGGGAGGTGCGCTGAGCACTGTCACGCTCGTGGCACGGGCGGGTCCCAAAGTGCCATCCATCCCCGGGGGGGGCCTATGGGGTGGGTGAAGCCAagtcctggtgtccccatcccatggcGAACAAAACACCGAGCTTCGCCCCAGGATCATGGAACCGTCACAGAGCCATAGGATGCTGTGAGTTAGActggtcccactgcctgcagtgcacagggacacccacagctccatcagtgcccAGAGCCCCCCAGCCCGACCCTGGGGGTCTGCAGGGACGGCACACCGACCACGTCCGGGTTGGGTTGAGAGATGACAGAAGAAGAGATTAAGGGTGGAAGTGAGTTTACTTGGTGGGGCATGGGCCATGGGGCCGCGGCGTGCAGCCACAGATGCAGGCGGGGGGCAGCGTGTGGGGCCGGGCTGGAGGGACGTGGTGGGTCCTGTAGGGCAAGTGGGCGCCCAGGTCCCGGCGGCACAGGGGGACACACACCTGGGTGCTGCGGGGAGAGACGGGCAGAGGCATCAAGCAGGGTCCATGCAGCTCAAACACCGCAGAAACCACCCTGTCCCCttgccaaaacacagcacccccccaccccacaatttaagaaaaaaaagtctttaaatcCCTCAtaccccacagctcccagcatggCCATGGCCAGCGCAGCACCCAGGCTGGCCAGGATGGCGGCGATGATGACCGCAGTGCTGCTGCGACGCGCAGGTGTGGGGTCGATGGTGCTCAGGCTGCGGGCTGAGGGGTGGCACCCAGGGTTAGGGTggcatggggacactggggagcTCTTCTCCCCTTTGGTTTCGGGGTGGTGGCACGGAGGTCACAGCCCCACTCCCACCAGTACCTCTCCTCAGGAGGATGGGGTCGGACCACTTCGTCTCCGCTTTGGGACCACGGCAACCCATCAGCAGGAACTTCACCCTGCAGGATGGGCACCTCTGGCACCGGGACGGGGACAGCGCGATGCCCCATCCCACGAGCTCACCTGTAGGGCCCCGGGGAGGGCAGGGGTCCATTGCAGGGTGCCTGGCTGTGGCACTCCGTGTCCCCACCGACCCGCAGCACGGCTGCACCGGGAGCTGAGCATCCGTAGGCGGCCGCTGCCATCTCCAGTGTCATGTAGGCGCGGGCGGAGGGCAGCCCCTCGTATGGGGGCACCTCGGCGCTGGATGTGGGGTTTTTGAAGGCGGTCGAGGCTGCACGGCGCCGATGTGGGGGTGAGCAGCTGGGGGTGAACGTCCCTGATGCCCCCCACCACAATAGGCACTCACCATCGGCAAAAGCCACCGCCAGCCAGACGGCATCGGAGGCATTGGCGAGGGGCTCGAAGATGCAGCGGGGTCTCTCCAGCGCGAAGGTGGTGGCCGTCACCTTCCCCGGCATGCTGCCAGGGGCCACGCGAGGCACGTAGGGCAACAGGACTGGGGGCACAGCGGTGAGTGGAGGCCTCCCCCCAGCACCATGACCCATAGGAAGCCCCTCGCAG includes the following:
- the UPK3B gene encoding uroplakin-3b is translated as MELPWVLLALAGMDAAAGLGESLGGCEGLPMGHGAGGRPPLTAVPPVLLPYVPRVAPGSMPGKVTATTFALERPRCIFEPLANASDAVWLAVAFADASTAFKNPTSSAEVPPYEGLPSARAYMTLEMAAAAYGCSAPGAAVLRVGGDTECHSQAPCNGPLPSPGPYRVKFLLMGCRGPKAETKWSDPILLRRARSLSTIDPTPARRSSTAVIIAAILASLGAALAMAMLGAVGYEGFKDFFFLNCGVGGCCVLARGQGGFCGV
- the LOC110407779 gene encoding ras GTPase-activating protein 4-like isoform X2; translation: MARRSALSIRIVEGRNLPAKDITGSSDPYCIVKIDNEAIIRTATVWKTLSPFWGEEYEVQLHPTFHSISIYVMDEDALSRDDVIGKVCITRTMLAEHPKGYSGWVSLSEVDPDEEVQGEIHLRVELLEGEGGRRLRCTVLEARDLAKKDRNGASDPFVRVSYNGKTQESTVVKKSCYPRWNEAFEFELPDPAAEKLCVEVWDWDLVSRNDFLGKAVVSVQGLQAAGHQEGWFRLQPDTAKPREAGRRGSLGSLQLQVRLRDETVLPSHCYQPLVQLLCQEVKAGHQAGQVHLVTLLDETTTAECRQEVAVNLVKLFLGQGLVKEFLDLLFELELAKPCEPNTLFRSNSLASKSMESFLKVTGMQYLHAVLGPTISRVFEEKKYVELDPSKVEIKDVGCSGLHRVQTESEVMEQGRQLLQSYLGELLDTIGKSAPACPPVVRAAFRQLFQRVGERFPQHQHTQFVAVTSFLCLRFFSPAIMTPKLFHLRDTHADARTSRTLLLLAKAVQMVGNMEPAAGRAKEEWLAPLQPALQHGATQMRAFISRLVGTEEEAGGEGWPCAPRTAVVKEGLLFVHKTRGKGPLLASAAKKLHFCLTSEALSFGKSPGAERCGSIALGNIRAAEKVEEKSFGSCHVMQVVYVDEAGQQETAYLQCKCVNELNQWLSALRKVCGNNPRLLCAYHPGVFRGDKWTCCHQKDRTGPGCDRTRHSIALQDWSDPLEPDVEAQRLFQHLHGLQQPLREKYWELTEAGGPRNGPQGCGEGPPLPLALRRLFEVLQDLERCHRQLPPVTPALLELQT
- the LOC110407779 gene encoding ras GTPase-activating protein 4-like isoform X1 → MARRSALSIRIVEGRNLPAKDITGSSDPYCIVKIDNEAIIRTATVWKTLSPFWGEEYEVQLHPTFHSISIYVMDEDALSRDDVIGKVCITRTMLAEHPKGYSGWVSLSEVDPDEEVQGEIHLRVELLEGEGGRRLRCTVLEARDLAKKDRNGASDPFVRVSYNGKTQESTVVKKSCYPRWNEAFEFELPDPAAEKLCVEVWDWDLVSRNDFLGKAVVSVQGLQAAGHQEGWFRLQPDTAKPREAGRRGSLGSLQLQVRLRDETVLPSHCYQPLVQLLCQEVKAGHQAGQVHLVTLLDETTTAECRQEVAVNLVKLFLGQGLVKEFLDLLFELELAKPCEPNTLFRSNSLASKSMESFLKVTGMQYLHAVLGPTISRVFEEKKYVELDPSKVEIKDVGCSGLHRVQTESEVMEQGRQLLQSYLGELLDTIGKSAPACPPVVRAAFRQLFQRVGERFPQHQHTQFVAVTSFLCLRFFSPAIMTPKLFHLRDTHADARTSRTLLLLAKVGRGDSGQRMALGAMTPPSHALQAVQMVGNMEPAAGRAKEEWLAPLQPALQHGATQMRAFISRLVGTEEEAGGEGWPCAPRTAVVKEGLLFVHKTRGKGPLLASAAKKLHFCLTSEALSFGKSPGAERCGSIALGNIRAAEKVEEKSFGSCHVMQVVYVDEAGQQETAYLQCKCVNELNQWLSALRKVCGNNPRLLCAYHPGVFRGDKWTCCHQKDRTGPGCDRTRHSIALQDWSDPLEPDVEAQRLFQHLHGLQQPLREKYWELTEAGGPRNGPQGCGEGPPLPLALRRLFEVLQDLERCHRQLPPVTPALLELQT
- the LOC110407789 gene encoding uroplakin-3b-like protein translates to MSPLLLLLLATAHGLEKLRYKPRLADGDLGGRVTGSTFVLEQPRCVFQDYSTADIWLVVATSKGVADFNDSAQPGMPEWSFQRFPANTSAYLTLGALLYHYHCPKPDGELTVLRVGSETSCANNVSVPNCNGPLPGPGPYRVKFLALNGSEPIATTEWSKPITLRTAQQPPSSPGSGSGRSGAMIAIAAILSVLLAILLAALLAALCGSEACGAGSFRPDAASIRRYNTHHVYDQPAARL
- the LOC110407779 gene encoding ras GTPase-activating protein 4-like isoform X4 translates to MLGTGTSRSWGDSFGGVWDLAKKDRNGASDPFVRVSYNGKTQESTVVKKSCYPRWNEAFEFELPDPAAEKLCVEVWDWDLVSRNDFLGKAVVSVQGLQAAGHQEGWFRLQPDTAKPREAGRRGSLGSLQLQVRLRDETVLPSHCYQPLVQLLCQEVKAGHQAGQVHLVTLLDETTTAECRQEVAVNLVKLFLGQGLVKEFLDLLFELELAKPCEPNTLFRSNSLASKSMESFLKVTGMQYLHAVLGPTISRVFEEKKYVELDPSKVEIKDVGCSGLHRVQTESEVMEQGRQLLQSYLGELLDTIGKSAPACPPVVRAAFRQLFQRVGERFPQHQHTQFVAVTSFLCLRFFSPAIMTPKLFHLRDTHADARTSRTLLLLAKAVQMVGNMEPAAGRAKEEWLAPLQPALQHGATQMRAFISRLVGTEEEAGGEGWPCAPRTAVVKEGLLFVHKTRGKGPLLASAAKKLHFCLTSEALSFGKSPGAERCGSIALGNIRAAEKVEEKSFGSCHVMQVVYVDEAGQQETAYLQCKCVNELNQWLSALRKVCGNNPRLLCAYHPGVFRGDKWTCCHQKDRTGPGCDRTRHSIALQDWSDPLEPDVEAQRLFQHLHGLQQPLREKYWELTEAGGPRNGPQGCGEGPPLPLALRRLFEVLQDLERCHRQLPPVTPALLELQT
- the LOC110407779 gene encoding ras GTPase-activating protein 4-like isoform X3 produces the protein MDEDALSRDDVIGKVCITRTMLAEHPKGYSGWVSLSEVDPDEEVQGEIHLRVELLEGEGGRRLRCTVLEARDLAKKDRNGASDPFVRVSYNGKTQESTVVKKSCYPRWNEAFEFELPDPAAEKLCVEVWDWDLVSRNDFLGKAVVSVQGLQAAGHQEGWFRLQPDTAKPREAGRRGSLGSLQLQVRLRDETVLPSHCYQPLVQLLCQEVKAGHQAGQVHLVTLLDETTTAECRQEVAVNLVKLFLGQGLVKEFLDLLFELELAKPCEPNTLFRSNSLASKSMESFLKVTGMQYLHAVLGPTISRVFEEKKYVELDPSKVEIKDVGCSGLHRVQTESEVMEQGRQLLQSYLGELLDTIGKSAPACPPVVRAAFRQLFQRVGERFPQHQHTQFVAVTSFLCLRFFSPAIMTPKLFHLRDTHADARTSRTLLLLAKAVQMVGNMEPAAGRAKEEWLAPLQPALQHGATQMRAFISRLVGTEEEAGGEGWPCAPRTAVVKEGLLFVHKTRGKGPLLASAAKKLHFCLTSEALSFGKSPGAERCGSIALGNIRAAEKVEEKSFGSCHVMQVVYVDEAGQQETAYLQCKCVNELNQWLSALRKVCGNNPRLLCAYHPGVFRGDKWTCCHQKDRTGPGCDRTRHSIALQDWSDPLEPDVEAQRLFQHLHGLQQPLREKYWELTEAGGPRNGPQGCGEGPPLPLALRRLFEVLQDLERCHRQLPPVTPALLELQT